The sequence TGGTCTGTTGGGAACACTGTTCTGGGTACTAGCATTTTGTGACTCATAGAGCATGTGATCCAAGAGTTGCCGCCTCCGATTTCCTCTCTTTGTTGGCCCCACGAGGTTCAGAGTTCAGGTTTGTTCCGTGTAAGACCCTATCTTGACAGCCAGGCGACATCTGCCCGAGAACACAGTGTGAGTGAACCAGAAGACAGACAGGCTGATCTTTCTCCTAGTGGGCAAGAACAGAAGACACAGGTTATATTAATGTGTGTCTAGATTAGTTGGAATCTAAACTTTGTTCGGTGAATGACTGATTACAGTTAACATTCTGCTCCCGCCCTCATTCTAGGAAGTGTAAGGATGGGCCCCTTGGTAAATCACCTGTCCTAGCTGCAGataacattctttctttctcccttgttTTGTGTCATGCCCTGTAACCTTAAGGAAGTTCTTTAACTTTTCTGACTCTATTTTCTTGAGAACTAGACAGTGTTCACTTAAAGTTCATAAACCAGATAGGTGGTTTGTTAAAAGTGATAGCAAAGGGTgcttttttattatcattattaaagtTCATAAAGTTCATGGCACACTTCTGGGTTACAAGAAGTTAAGAGCTGAGTTgcttcactaaaaaaaaaaaaaaaagaaagaaagaaagtgggggtATTCAGAAAGTGTTAACTGATCATTTAGGCTGTCTGAAAACCTGACATGCCTTGGTATTTTTTCCTCCATGTCAATGAGTATATCGTGGTGTAAATGAATTGTGGATGGACGGGGAATCAGGAGACCCGAGCTCTAATCTAGACTGACAATAATCGGCTCTGTGGTTCTGGAAAGATCACTTGAGTCATCTGGACCTCAGTATTTTTGTTGGTAACTGAGGGGGTCATGATAGTGATCTCTTAATGTTCCCTTAAGTTTTCAAGTAGTATAATCCTGTCCTTGTTCTGAGGATAATGCTGTATTCTTTGAGGATTAGTATTTTTGGTGGAAGAGTCAGAAAAGCGACTTTCCCATTTCCCCGGGCTCCTACTTTCTAATTCCCTCTAGCACACAATGCCAAGGGTGACTTAGAGTGAAAAGCCTAATCCAGCTAAGAATGCTGTTGAATGTGAGCTCCCTGTTCCCCACTCTGGAGCCTCTAGGACTGAGCTGGAGTTTGGGGGCCATAGGGTGATAGGGCCATTTGGATCACATTGATTGGTTCCCTGAAGGGGCCAGAGCAAATAGCTGCTGAGCTTCGCTCCGCCCCTAATTGCCCATTTCACCCCAGCTACTTATAGAGCCAGACCCTCAGCTTCAGCCCAGCTCCAGACACCGCTTCTCCAGGCAGCGCTGCCTCCCAACAGAGATTACTTCTCTAGGTAGGTTCCTGCTGCAGGAGGAGAGGAGCTCTTTCCCTTGCTGTTCCCTTGCCCCAGCTCCCTGGCTGGCTTGCTTCTCTGTAATCGTAACTGGGAACTCCTGGCTCCGGAACATTGCCCTCTCACTTTTGCATCCCGGCACTGTTCCCAGGTCTGCTGTTGACTGTAGTGTTACGGGCAGAGCACCTGAGAAGTGGGTGGCAGGGCTTCTCTCGTAGTGTTGGGGAGAATGAAGTGGTTGGCCTGGGGATATGAGGAATGGAGTTTGGGGCTGCTATGTGGGTCATTTCACTGGGGATCAGTGTTGAGAAGGGGTCCTGTTAAGAAGGTGACACTGGGAATATGGGAGGTGGAGGCTGAGGCtaggggaaagagaggaagccAAGCTGTGATTAGTCTCTCGTTCTTCTCCCCTGCAAGGCTGTGGTGTTAGGCTGGGGTCTGCTGGCTTAGTGCACTGGAGTGACTCCGTCTGTGCCtacaggtgggggcagggaagtcTTGGAAAAGAAATGTGGGCCagagttgatttttcttttgtgattggGGTGGAGACCTAagaaggtttgttttttgttttgttttgttttgttttttaagatttaatttattttagtgaggagggtgaggggcggagggagagagtatcccaagcagactccagacCGAGTGGTGTAGGGGTGTACTTGAGTGCACACTGGGTGCAGACCCTGACACAGGGTTCGATCTCACGATCTGATTGCACCACCccctccaggcaccccaagaaggttctttttattttttctttttatttttcaagattttatttatttatttgacagagaaagatcacaagtaggcagagaggcaggcagagagagaggaggaagcaggctccctgctgagcagagagcctgatgtggggctcgatcccaggaccccgggatcatgacctgagccgaaggcagaggctttaacccactgagccacccaggcgcccccccccccagaaggTTCTTATATTTCACTGCTATGTATACCCAGAATGATCTTGGACAAGCAGTTGTCTCCTGCCTGTCTTACTCGGCTGCTTCCTTTCTCCCCTATCAAATGCATACTAGGACCTCCAGACCTACAGGGTTGTGCAGAGCTGGCTGGTCCAGGTTTGATGGGTGTGGAATACACAGGTCTTGGGATGGGTGCCCGTGAAGGCAGGGTAAGCCTGACGAGGAGCTGATTTCCTTTGCAGCTCACCTTGGACAATGTCACTTGGTGGAGAAGGACTGTGAGATCGTGGCTAGAAGCCAGGCTGTAGCCACCTGCGTGCCACTGCCCAGCTGAGTGGCAGCccagagagcacaggagcagcaAGTGGCTGTAGGCCACAGACAATCAAGATATGAGTGTGGGACTGAGCACCTCGGCTCCCCTGCTCCCAACCTCAGACGCAGACACGGTCACATCTACTTTCTCCCTCACGGACTATGTAGTGTTTGTGCTGCTGCTGGTTCTCTCCCTTGTTATCGGGCTCTACCATGCCTTTCGTGGCTGGGGCCGGCATACTGTCGGCCAGCTGCTCATGGCAGACCGAGAAATGAGCTGTCTTCCTGTGGCTCTGTCTCTGCTGGCCACCTTCCAATCAGCTGTGGCCATCTTGGGTGTTCCGTCCGAGATCTACCGATTTGGGACCCAGTATTGGTTCCTGGGCTGCTGCTATTTTCTGGGCCTGCTGATCCCAGCACACATCTTCATCCCTGTCTTCTACCGCCTACATCTCACCAGTGCCTATGAGGTGAGCAGGGAGGAAGAAGAACACACAGGACCATCAGGGttggggacagagagaaggaagagagcatGTATGaaggatctgggtccctggaccTCCTCTGCCAAATGAGATTGATGGGACACATTGTGTATTTCCAGGTTCTTTCTGGGTGAGGTCaagtgggaagagaaggaaggtgcTGTGCTGAGAGGCCTAGAGCAGATAGGAGTTGAATATTCCTTCATGTTCCTGGGTTTCTTGGGGAGGTTGAATTGTGGGGTTAGAGTGGGGAGGaacacctttcttttttcttttttctttatatgtatacgtgtatatatacattCCTATCTAGTACCTGGAGCTCCGATTCAATAAAGCTGTGCGGGTTTGTGGGACCGTGACCTTCATCTTTCAGATGGTAAGTAGAAGTGAGGGTAGAATTTGAGCCTGAGATATGATAGAGGGACCCAAACTCCATTACACTGAAGCATCATGAGCTTCTCCTGCTTTCAAACTGGCAGGATTGAAGGTCCCACTCGGGGTCAGTGTCCCCGAAACCACCAGAGgcatcctgcttcctcttccctcggCTGCAGCACCGTCATTATGGTGGCAGCAAGCCAAGATTTGGAGGAAGGGAAATGGAAGTGAGCCTAGATGAAGGGAGGCCATTAGGATACTGGAGCTGAGGTCCAGCTTTTCTCTCTGCTCACCCTCATTTCCCCTCCCGTTCACATTCTCTTTTCCCTATCCAACAGGTGATCTACATGGGAGTTGTGCTCTATGCGCCATCACTGGCCCTCAATGCAGGTGAGGAGTCAAAGCCCTTGGCTCTCAGCCACAGCCGACTGGGAAAATACCTCTGGGAGGGGCGGGTAGAGGAGACTGTGCAGAAAAGAATCTGACCTTGGCCAAGGAGTTACTTCACTGCATGGGCCCTTGGCTGGTCTCTGCTGGAGGTGGAAGTACCTTGGTTCAACTCACCCGAAGCTAATCACACATCACTCTGTCTTGTCTCAGCTGGTTAATCAACACCTTTTGGTGGGattcacacatttttttcccattgtggtgaatgatttatTTCATCCTTGATGGCCAAATACTTCATGTCTTACTGGggtttttctggtttctctgtTGGGAAACCCTCTTCCAGAGACAGGAATGTGGTTTTTATCTGTTTGCAGTGACTGGCTTTGATCTGTGGCTGTCGGTGCTGACCCTAGGCATTGTTTGTACCGTCTATACTGCTCTGGTAAGTGTAGTAAGTCttaggagagggaggggagatgggaggagaaagaaagggatgaGGTAAAAATGTAGGTGAGGTGGGATGGAGTTCTGGAGTGGGATGGCACAGGATGTAGGAGATGGGATGGGAAGGATGTCAACAGAGGCGCCAGAGTTATGCCCCTttgtatagtatagtatagtccAGAGTATAGTCCTTTGCTGCTGGGAGGCATGGTGTCTTCACTTGTGGGTGGTTTTAAAGACATCTGTGGCAGGCCTGCTTTCTTTGCCCTGCAGGgtgggctgaaggcagtcatcTGGACAGACGTGTTCCAGACGCTGGTCATGTTCATAGGGCAGCTGGTGGTTATCATTGTGGGGTCTGCCAAGGTGGGCGGCTTGGGGCATGTGTGGGAAGTGGCTTCCCAGCATGGCCTCATCTCTGGGATCGTGTAAGTACACCCCTTCCCCTGACTGGGGTCTGTAGGGCCTGGGGGGGCTGAGCCCATCCTAGATCCTGAACTCAGGGCTGCAGTAAGTAGAGGGCAAGCTGTGGAAGCCTTAGGGGCAGCACTGAGACGGATGGGAAGCTGGCCCTGCAGAGATGGGGGTCTGATGGGTAAGGAGGGTCAAGATAGTTTCAGTACCTGGCATGCAGCTGTGGGTTGAAGGGGTGGAACCTCCCTCCGTCGTACTGCAGTGCTCCTTGAGTCGCCCCGGTTCTTGCCTTCAGTAGCTCCTTCGCCCTGCTGCAATGTCTCTGCTCAGCCCCCCGTTGTAGGAGTGCGAGGAAGGCTGCGTCCGTCTGGGACTATGCTGCAGTGTCCAGTTGGTGTCTGTTGTAGGCTGGATCCAGATCCTTTTGTACGGCATACTTTCTGGACATTGGCTTTTGGGGGTGTCTTCATGATGCTGTCCTTGTATGGGGTGAACCAGGCTCAAGTGCAGCGCTACCTCAGTTCCCGCACGGAGAAGGCTGCTGTGCTGTGAGTACAGGGACAGGAAgaccagggaggagcagaggagagtgGACCCCATTTTGGGGTTGGGGCACGATGCCAGAGCACACACGCACCACCCATCGGGGCCAGGATCTGGCTCTGCTCTCCGGAGCTTGGGGACGTGCCTGAGGGTGTGTGGTCAGAGCCTTGGCACTGGTCTCTCTGCAGCTCCTGCTATGCCGTCTTCCCTTGCCAGCAGTTGGTCCTCTGCATGAGCTGCCTCATTGGCCTGGTCATGTTTGTCTACTACCAGGAGTATGCTATGAGCGCCCAGCAGGCTCAGGCAGCCCCTGACCAGGTGAGAAGTCCTCCCTGGCACCCTTCTCTGCCCATGAGGGCCAGCCTGGCCCCCCAACAGGAGTGTCTGGTTGGCTGCAGAAAGGACTCTCACCTTGGGTAGGAAATGGATGTAAGTCGTTTTCCACTGTGGGATTCTACAGGCTAGCACAGGAGGGGCCCAGCCCTTGGCCGGCATCACCGCATCCTGGTGCTCACCctgctggtggggggagggacctGCCTTTATTACGGGCTCACCACTGTGCACCGTGCCGTGGGCCCTGCTGGGAGCTATCCCCAACCTGGTGCCTTCCGTTTGTTACAACAGCCTCATTGGGCAGAAAAGAAAAACGCCTCATGGAGGTGGTCAGAATCCTCGCCATACTGCTAGCCAGGGGCAGGGTTGGGCGTGAACTGCGTTATTCTCTGGAGCCCTTTTTCCCTCTGTTAACTGGGTCACTCTCAGTGCTGAGCCCCCTTCTCAATCACTCACTCTCCACAGACTGGTAGGGGCGCGTGCAGGGGGCTTCTCGCACGCCACACCTCAGGGCAGGGCTCCTCTCTCAGCGGGGCTGTGCACTTCTGCTCTGCCTGCAGTTCGTTCTCTACTTTGTGATGGACCTCCTGAAAGACCTGCCGGGCCTGCCTGGCCTCTTTGTCGCCTGCCTCTTCAGTGGCTCCCTCAGGTACCCTCCTTGACCGTTTCCCCTGGGCTTGTGCAGCTGATCCCCACGTGGCCCCCGGTGACGGCTGGAGGAGGGGTCTCTCTGAGTTTCTCAGTGCGCGCATCCACCTGCGGAGGACGAGGGACAGCTCGTCTGTGTAGAAGGGAGCATGTCCTCTCCCAGGAGATGCCCCCTTGCTGGGGAGGGAGTCTTTTACAACACCAAGAATTGATTCCACTTGATCAAAACCCGTATCCCATTCAGCAAAGGGCAAGTGTCCTTGCCTTCTGGGCCTCTTTCTCGGCTGCCAGCCGTGAAGATGGCTTCTGGCTGCACATGTCCTCTCCTGCCTGTAGGGCGCTCTCCCCTCAGCAGGCCCCCTGTTGGTTTTGCCTTTCAGCCCCCAGACTCCGCATGGCTCATCTTTGTCTTCCCCCTTTCAGCACCATATCTTCTGCTTTTAATTCATTGGCAACTGTTACGATGGAAGATCTGATCCGACCCTGGTTCCCTCCATTCTCTGAAGTCCAGGCCATCATGCTTTCCAGAATCCTTGGTGCGATTATGCTTCATCATCTTTTCAGTCGTATTCTTTCTAAGACAAACCCTAAGCGCTGTATCAGTCTGCTTTGCAGCACTAGCTTTAGCCTGGGCTCAGCGCTTGCCGAACGAAGCACACAACCTTGTTGACATCTCAGGGCATTTCCGGGGAAGGCCTCTGAGTCACATTGGTGGGAAAACCAGGTGGGAGGGACCTGGAGCTGGGGCAGGAGGGAATACGCCATTTCCAGGGATACAGAGGTAATGGTTTGGCTGAGGAAGGAGCTTTGCTCTACTTTTACCCCTTTTAAATGTGTTAACTTATCTTGGCctatttcctcccttcttttttccccagcCTTTGGCTATGGGCTACTTTGTCTGGGAATGGCATATGTTTCTTCCCAGATGGGACCTGTGCTACAGGTAAGGATTATGCAGAGAAGAAAGCAGTTTATAGGGGAGAAAGGAGCTGATCGAAACAGGAAGTTGAGGGAGACAGCTGATGTGAAGGGAATGGTATAGGAATGGGTATCAAAACGTTGCCTTTGATGGACCACCTTTAGCTGTGAGTAGTTTTCCCTAGGGTCATTCCTAGGATGTTGTTGGCTGAGAGCCATTTAGGGAATAGCCTCAGAGGACAACCCAAAGTACATTCCTGTAACATTCCCTGGATTCGCCCCCTGGAATTCTGCATTATGATATTTTCAGGTAGAAGATACCGACAGATCTGATGGGGTGGGGTGCTGAGGCATTGGCAGGTGGCTGTGCTCTGCTCTGCACTGGTGAGGCTGGGAGTCTCTGAGCCTGAatgttctccccacccccccccaaccctgtccTCCACAGGCAGCACTCAGCATCTTTGGCATGGTTGGGGGGCCGCTGCTCGGACTCTTCTGTCTTGGGATGTTCTTTccttgtgccaaccctcccgtgAGTGATCCATCTGGTTCCACAGTCATGTACAGGGGTGGACCTAAGAAATGGCTTGGCAGGTCTCTCCCCATGAGTTCCGGGAACTGGTGTGAAGATTTATTGGGGCTGGCATCGTGACAGGAGAATGTGTTGTGTCTCTGGGCAGGGTGCCATTGTGGGCCTGTTGGCTGGACTCATCATGGCCTTCTGGATCGGCATCGGAAGCATAGTGTCCAACATGACCTCCGGCATGGCACCTTCTCCCCCTAATATATCCAGCTTTTCCCTGCCTAGTAACCTGACCACTGTCACCATGACCACACTGATGCCCTCAACCACCCTCTCCAAGTGAGTtggggctcactctctctccttgggGAAAATAACTCATTTTTGAGGGGTTTCCCAGGGGTCTTGGTAAGGGATAAGCCACTAGATTCCTCAGGGAGATATTGGGTCCCAAGATCCTAGGACTGTGTCTCTGAGGAATGCGCTGTCAGTGAATTGCTAACTCTCCTTACTCCGGTTCTCCCCAGGCCAACGGGGCTGCGGCATTTCTACTCCTTGTCGTATTTATGGTACAGCGCTCACAACTCAACCACAGTCATTGTGGTGGGCCTGATTGTCAGTCTGCTCACTGGTGAGGGCGTGCGGAATGGGGTCCCGGAGAAGCGAGGGAGGCCACTCTGGGAATCTGGACTCCGGGAGAACTGACCCTGCCCTCCAGGGTCCTTGGGCTTCTTGGCTGAGCtctgggaggtgggcaggggctggggactCTGAGCCCTGAGAACAGATGGCTTGCTGGGTGTGCACCGGTTACACAGTAGGAGACTCAGAAGTGCCTTTGCCTTCAGGGGGAATGCGGGGCCGGACCCTGAATCCTCGGACCATTTACCCAGTGTTGCCAAAGCTCCTCGCCCTCCTGCCCCTGTCCTGTCAGAAGCGATTTCACTGCACCAGCTACAGCCAGGTAACGGCTGTGTTGTCCAGATCATACCCTCCCTTCCGTCTCTTAATACCAGACCTTCCAAAttcccttctgcccctttcctttctcctccccagcaACTCAGATTATTTGTCTGAACCTGGACCGTTCCGTAGTAACTGCCCCAGCTTCTACCCTCAGAGGAGTGCTGGCTTGGTAGCTCAGCCCAGAGAGGTGCCTGGTGTGCtggcctttcctctccctcccatgcCCCCTGCCTACCACCTTGTGCTTAATCTTAATCTTGTGCTTTGCTCCTCCTTTTCTGACTGCCCTTTGCTGATCTCCCTTCCAGCAGGGATCAAAGCAGTGTCTTCCAGCTTTTCTGCCTGAGTTCCTTCACTCCTTTGTCTCATCCTATCTCTTTGCTCTGTGTTCTCCAGGACCTCTCCGTGGACACTGCTACATTTCCAGAAAAGATGAGTAATGGGATGTTGAAGAACGGCAGAGACAAGGAGACCATGGCAGTGCCTGAGGAAGGCTCAGCCCACCAAGGGAACAGCCCCACCTTCATCCTCCAGGAGACCTCACTGTGATCTGGGTTTAGGTCCCAGTGCCAGAGGCCATCTTCTAGTATAGCAATCAGTTAGGAGATACCCAACAGGGACAGCTGAAGACTGGGTTATCTAGCCCACCAAAGGACCTTGTTTCTAGGTGTTTGGGCTGCAGT comes from Neovison vison isolate M4711 chromosome 8, ASM_NN_V1, whole genome shotgun sequence and encodes:
- the SLC5A6 gene encoding sodium-dependent multivitamin transporter isoform X2, producing the protein MSVGLSTSAPLLPTSDADTVTSTFSLTDYVVFVLLLVLSLVIGLYHAFRGWGRHTVGQLLMADREMSCLPVALSLLATFQSAVAILGVPSEIYRFGTQYWFLGCCYFLGLLIPAHIFIPVFYRLHLTSAYEYLELRFNKAVRVCGTVTFIFQMVIYMGVVLYAPSLALNAVTGFDLWLSVLTLGIVCTVYTALGGLKAVIWTDVFQTLVMFIGQLVVIIVGSAKVGGLGHVWEVASQHGLISGIVLDPDPFVRHTFWTLAFGGVFMMLSLYGVNQAQVQRYLSSRTEKAAVLSCYAVFPCQQLVLCMSCLIGLVMFVYYQEYAMSAQQAQAAPDQFVLYFVMDLLKDLPGLPGLFVACLFSGSLSTISSAFNSLATVTMEDLIRPWFPPFSEVQAIMLSRILAFGYGLLCLGMAYVSSQMGPVLQAALSIFGMVGGPLLGLFCLGMFFPCANPPGAIVGLLAGLIMAFWIGIGSIVSNMTSGMAPSPPNISSFSLPSNLTTVTMTTLMPSTTLSKPTGLRHFYSLSYLWYSAHNSTTVIVVGLIVSLLTGGMRGRTLNPRTIYPVLPKLLALLPLSCQKRFHCTSYSQDLSVDTATFPEKMSNGMLKNGRDKETMAVPEEGSAHQGNSPTFILQETSL
- the SLC5A6 gene encoding sodium-dependent multivitamin transporter isoform X3, with translation MVIYMGVVLYAPSLALNAVTGFDLWLSVLTLGIVCTVYTALGGLKAVIWTDVFQTLVMFIGQLVVIIVGSAKVGGLGHVWEVASQHGLISGIVLDPDPFVRHTFWTLAFGGVFMMLSLYGVNQAQVQRYLSSRTEKAAVLSCYAVFPCQQLVLCMSCLIGLVMFVYYQEYAMSAQQAQAAPDQFVLYFVMDLLKDLPGLPGLFVACLFSGSLSTISSAFNSLATVTMEDLIRPWFPPFSEVQAIMLSRILAFGYGLLCLGMAYVSSQMGPVLQAALSIFGMVGGPLLGLFCLGMFFPCANPPGAIVGLLAGLIMAFWIGIGSIVSNMTSGMAPSPPNISSFSLPSNLTTVTMTTLMPSTTLSKPTGLRHFYSLSYLWYSAHNSTTVIVVGLIVSLLTGGMRGRTLNPRTIYPVLPKLLALLPLSCQKRFHCTSYSQDLSVDTATFPEKMSNGMLKNGRDKETMAVPEEGSAHQGNSPTFILQETSL
- the SLC5A6 gene encoding sodium-dependent multivitamin transporter isoform X1 → MSVGLSTSAPLLPTSDADTVTSTFSLTDYVVFVLLLVLSLVIGLYHAFRGWGRHTVGQLLMADREMSCLPVALSLLATFQSAVAILGVPSEIYRFGTQYWFLGCCYFLGLLIPAHIFIPVFYRLHLTSAYEYLELRFNKAVRVCGTVTFIFQMVIYMGVVLYAPSLALNAVTGFDLWLSVLTLGIVCTVYTALGGLKAVIWTDVFQTLVMFIGQLVVIIVGSAKVGGLGHVWEVASQHGLISGIVLDPDPFVRHTFWTLAFGGVFMMLSLYGVNQAQVQRYLSSRTEKAAVLSCYAVFPCQQLVLCMSCLIGLVMFVYYQEYAMSAQQAQAAPDQFVLYFVMDLLKDLPGLPGLFVACLFSGSLSTISSAFNSLATVTMEDLIRPWFPPFSEVQAIMLSRILAFGYGLLCLGMAYVSSQMGPVLQAALSIFGMVGGPLLGLFCLGMFFPCANPPGAIVGLLAGLIMAFWIGIGSIVSNMTSGMAPSPPNISSFSLPSNLTTVTMTTLMPSTTLSKPTGLRHFYSLSYLWYSAHNSTTVIVVGLIVSLLTGGMRGRTLNPRTIYPVLPKLLALLPLSCQKRFHCTSYSQVTAVLSRSYPPFRLLIPDLPNSLLPLSFLLPSNSDYLSEPGPFRSNCPSFYPQRSAGLVAQPREVPGVLAFPLPPMPPAYHLVLNLNLVLCSSFSDCPLLISLPAGIKAVSSSFSA